The region TTTGGATAAGAGTTTTATCTGGTTGCAGAGGAATGGTAACGGGGGATTGGTCGTCAAAGTCCGGTAGGGTGATGGAAGTTAACCCTGGTTGTCCTTGGTGGAGATAGGCCATCAACAGATCAGCTTGCCGTTGATATTGTTGGGCATTGGCCGCCGCATTTAACCTTTGTTTAAACGTGTCAGCTTTTTGTTGCAATTTACTGATCAAATTTGCTAACTTTTGTTGAATTTGGTGCTGTAATTGTTGAAAATTTTCTCGCCCCAATTCAGCTTGATAATATGTGCTAATCAGTTGGTTGACAGTATTTTGATCATGGGTGTCAGTACCTAAAACTGTGTAGCCATTATCTAACTGTTGCCCACAAAAATCTTGCTTTTCTAGTCTTTGTAGCCAATTTTGCCAAGCAATAAAAAGACTTTGCCATTGCTCTTCGGTTAAATCTTGGTTATTAATTTGGGAATCAAGACCCGCTTGATTTAATAAACTTCGTACCACCATGGGGCCGACTCCCCGGTAACTTTTTAGCAACTGTTTACCTAGTAAACCCGGAATTAGTTGTACCCTTTCCTGCCAATCAGCAAAGTTTTCTTTTAATGAGGGCGGCGTAGCCAATAGGGGCGGTGGCGGTTGGTATGGTTGCCCCGTTTGCACTGTTCTAACCCGGGATTGTTGGGCGTTAACTTGGTGGGCGACGGTGATAATTTGCCGCTGGGCATCGGTCAAAATCAGGTTGCTATATTTGCCCATCACTTCTAGGAATAAATGGTATAGAGGTTCGTCTCCCGGCCGTTTGGCGATCGCCAGGTCAATGACCCGTTCCCAGGGTTGCAGAGATTCAAGGGAAATTAAAGCTAGCCCCTTTAACTGGTGCCGCAGTTGGTCGCTAAAGGTAAATGTATCCGGTTCCTGGGGCGGCGGAACATCTAAACAAATTCTTGCCCCCTGGGGATGCCAGGCTAGGATTAACCAACCCCGTCTTTCTAACGTACGTAAAGCGAGGGATAAACCATGGCGATCGTGCTGGTAAACCTGTTCGATGCGGGCTGGTAGCCAGTCACCTTGCAATTCAGCACAAATGGCCACTAGGGTGGTGTAATCAACAGCTTGCATAATGATTTCCTGCCCTGATATCGAAAGTATGAAATGTTACGAGGTATCCATTGGGTAGGAAAAGGGTTGATCCCTAACTTCCGCCCCAACTGCCTAATCCCCCGTCTCTAGGGTGGCCCGGTAGTTGCCGGCAGTCATCAATCCTTCTTTGGCATCCTCCACATCGTCCAAGCGCACCTTAATCAACCAACCTTCTTCGCCGTAGGGATCTTGATTGAGCAACTCCGGCTGATTTTCCAAAGCCGTATTTTTTTCAATTACCGTGCCGGTGACTGGGGAATATAAATCCGATGCCGCCTTAACCGATTCCACCGCGCCCATGGACTGCTCAAATTCCACCTTATCTCCCTCTTCCGGCAATTCCACAAAGACAATATCTCCCAATTCGTCCACAGCAAAGGCACTCAGCCCAATGGTGGCCGTTTCCCCATCAAAGCGGACATATTCGTGGGAATCCAAGTAATACAGATCGTCGGGATGTTCCAGTTCCATGGCAAAACCGCTAAAGGCAACAGCGTTGTTAGTTTACCAAAAATATGGCGAAGGCAGAGGCGATCCCTGGGGCGACAGAGCAAGAAAAAACGTTTAACTATTTATTGGTTATTGACGGGGCAAATGCAATTTAGGATCCTGGGCGGCCCAACCAACGGGGGATTGGATCCTTACCTCGAAATGGAGATGGGATGGGGCAATATCTGGCCGGCCAGTGCGGCCTAAGTAACCAATGACAGTGCCAGCAGAGACTTTTTCCCCAGGGCTCACTGCAAACCGACTGAGATGGGCATAGCGAGTTTGGCGGCCGTTGCCATGGTCAATTACCACTAGAAAACCATAAGCCCCTTCCTGACTAACTAAAATTACTTCCCCAGGGGCGGCGGCTAGAACGGGGGTATCTAGGGGGGCCAACAAATCTACACCACTGTGAAAAAAGGCATTTTCTCCAGCTTCTTGATTTTGCCAGCCGTAGTCTAGTCCAATTTGAGGAGGGGGTTGAATAGGCCACTGAGCTAAACCAGTGTAATTATCCACAGCAGTGCTGGGCCGATTGCCCCAACTGATGCCGGGAATAAAGGCCCGATCGGGCTTTTCTGTGCAACCGTTGATTTCAAATAAAATGTCCGCCCGTAAACCATAGGCCGCCGCCAGATCGCGCCAGGTGGCCCCCGCTGGCACGGAGACAAAACGGCCGTTAAAGGGAGGAATTAAAATGGTTTGCCCTGGGGTGACAGAGCCGCTGGCTAACTGACTGTTAACACTGATTAGAGTTTCCGTCACCAGTTGATATTGTTGGGCGATGCTATCAATGGTTTCCCCAGCCTTGACTACATGGGGAGTCATTCTCTTGGCGATTGGTTCGGGGCAAAGCTCAGTGAGGGGAACATTTTCGCCTTGGGCAAAGAGAGATGGAGTGGAAAATGACCCAAAGATCAGAAAGGCCCCAACCATAGAGATTATGGTCTTTGGCGATCGCCGTTGCCGTTTTGGTTGCACCTTCAAATTCAAAATATTGCTGGCAAAATGTATGACTGACGAATTACTGATCAACGATAGCTAATATTCTGGACGGCGTTGGCGAGGGGAAGCCAGAAATTTTTGCGGCAGGGGAATTTGCCCTAGCAAGGATCATAGGACACCGCCAAGGCTGATGGCCCGAAACAGCAGCGGGTAAAAATCTACTTTTTAATCTATACAACTACAGATCTGGTTGGCGATCGTGCCATGCTGTGGCCTGCTCATAGGCGTAGCCCACCCGAAACAGCATTTCTTCCCCTAGTACATTGCCTACCAATTGCAGGCCAATGGGTAAATTATTGTCGTCAAAGCCACAGGGGATGCTCATGGCCGGTAACCCCGCCAAGTTCACCGGGATAGTCATCAAGTCGGAGAGATACATGCTGAGGGGGTCATCGGTTTTTTCCCCCGCTTTGAAGGCTGTGGTGGGAGCAGTGGGGCAAACTAACACGTCCACTTTGGTAAAGGCTTGATCAAAGTCTTGTTTAATCAGGGTTCTCACCTTTTGGGCCTTGAGATAATAGGCGTCATAGTAACCGGCGGACAGGGCATAAGTACCAAGCATAATGCGCCGTTTGACTTCCGCTCCAAAACCCTTAGCTCTGGTCTGAGTATACATTTTCATCAAATTATCCGCCTCTGTCCGCAGGCCGTAGCGCACTGCATCGTAACGGGCCAGATTAGCCGATGCTTCGGAAGGGGCAATGACGTAATAGGCCGCAATGCCGGAACGGAACCGGGGACAATGGATTTCCTCAATGGTGGCCCCCAATTCCTTGAGTTTGGCGATCGCCGTTTGCACTGCTTGGTTAACGCCATCGTCCAGACCGTCCCCAAAGGCATCCATAATCACCCCCACTTTCACCCCCTTTAGATCGGGCTTAAGGGCTTGGGTGTAATCGGGAATGGGCACATCCAAACTGGTGGAGTCCCTACTATCATGACCGGCGATCGCCTGGAGCAAAATAGCTGCATCCTCCACCCTACGGGCAAAGGGGCCAATTTGATCCAAGGAAGAAGCATAGGCCACCAAACCAAAACGGGAAACTAAACCATAGGTCGGTTTCATACCCACCACCCCACAGAGGGAAGCCGGTTGGCGAATGGAGCCCCCTGTGTCGGAGCCTAAAGCAATCAAACATTCATCCGCGGCTACAGCTGCCGCCGATCCCCCGGAAGACCCCCCCGGCACCCTGGTCAAATCCCAAGGATTAGCGGTGACCTGATAACCGGAATTTTCCGTGGAACTGCCCATGGCAAATTCGTCCAAATTGGTCTTCCCCACCATCACCGCCCCAGCCTTTTGCAACTTGTCCGTCACTGTGGACTCGTAGGGGGGCACAAAACCTTGCAAAATTTTGGAAGCGCAGGTGGTAACAATGCCCTTGGTGCAAAGATTGTCTTTAATGCCAATGGGAATGCCTGCCAACAGGCCAATGGGTTCCCCCGCTGCAATCTGGGCATCCACCTTTTCCGCCTTGGCGATCGCCTGGGTGGCCGTCACCTGCAAAAAGCTTTTTAACCTGTCGTCCACCGCTTCAATCCGCGCCAAACTCGCCTGGGCCACGGCAACGGCGGAAATTTCTTGATCTATTAATTGTTGGTGCAGGGCACGAATAAGCGACATAGGGAAAGAGCCAGATTTACCTCCCCCAGTCTATCAGTAAGCCTGCCTAGCAAAAAAGGAAAGATGACTCAGACACCTTCCCTTTCACAACAAATGAAATTTTAAACTTAGGTAATTCAGCAAAAATTTAACGAGGGGTTCTCGGTCTTGCTTTATTAACTTTGAGATCCCGCCCCATCCATTCGGCTCCATCCAGAGCTTCAATGGCGGCCGCTTCTTCCGTTTCGGAAGACATTTCAACAAAACCAAAGCCCCGCATGCGACCAGTTTCCCGATCAGTGGGGAGTTGAACCCGCTTAACAGTGCCGTATTCGGAGAAGACAGTCAAAACGTCATCTTCGGTGGCTTGATAAGAAAGGTTCCCGACATAAATGGACATAAATTAGCTCCAAAACCAGAGAAAAGAAAGAGAGTGGGTTTCGGAGAGAAGCCTGCTAAGCGTAACCATAAACAATGCACTAACACTCATAACAAGTGCGTCTACCGATCCTTAATCTCACTGGCTGATCATAGCACCTACCGCCAGAATTTGATGGCTAATTTGTCTAGATGTCTTCACAAGGGAGAATTTTCACCAAAACCCTCCCCAGCCCTCGGTCAACTGACCCTAGGATTTGCCCAAAAGGGGATTCCATTTGTCCGGTTCAAAGGCTTCTCCTTTGAGCATACGATTCCAATACAACCAGGGCAAAACATAACGTTTTACTAGCCACATGCTCCAACGCTCTTGGGTGGGATCGAAGGGAAAACTGGATTTGGGCTGGCCGTCGTAGTCAAATTCCGCCATGATGGTTTTGCCGTAGCCAGTGACCAAGGGACAGCAGGTGTAACCACCGTATTCTGCCGTTGCTTTTTGGCTATTCAGCAAGCCTAAAAGGTTGGTGGCCACCACGGGGGCCTGTTTACGTACCGCCGCCGCCGTCCGAGATGTGGGCAGGGAAGAGGCATCCCCCAAACTAAATACATTGCTGTAGCGATTATGTTGCAGGGTAAATTTATCCACGTCAACCCAACCGCCGGTTGCCGCCGCGAGGGGACTGTTTTTAATAAAATCCGGGGCAGACATGGGGGGAGCCACATGGATCATGTCGTAGGGGACGGTGACTTCCGTTTCCCCGTTAACGGTAAAGGTCGCTTCTTTGGTGCTGGGGTTAATGGCTTTGAGGTTGTGGTAATAGCGCACATCAATGTCCTTATTGGCCGCCACCTTTTCCAGGGACTCGCAGTAACCGGGGATGCCAAAGATTTTTCCTACTGCAACCCCATAGGCAATGATGGTTTTGTCTCGCACGCCATTTTTGCGGAAGGTTTCGTCCGCTAAATACATAATTTTTTGCGGGGCGCCGGCACATTTAA is a window of Synechocystis sp. PCC 7338 DNA encoding:
- a CDS encoding NFACT family protein, whose protein sequence is MQAVDYTTLVAICAELQGDWLPARIEQVYQHDRHGLSLALRTLERRGWLILAWHPQGARICLDVPPPQEPDTFTFSDQLRHQLKGLALISLESLQPWERVIDLAIAKRPGDEPLYHLFLEVMGKYSNLILTDAQRQIITVAHQVNAQQSRVRTVQTGQPYQPPPPLLATPPSLKENFADWQERVQLIPGLLGKQLLKSYRGVGPMVVRSLLNQAGLDSQINNQDLTEEQWQSLFIAWQNWLQRLEKQDFCGQQLDNGYTVLGTDTHDQNTVNQLISTYYQAELGRENFQQLQHQIQQKLANLISKLQQKADTFKQRLNAAANAQQYQRQADLLMAYLHQGQPGLTSITLPDFDDQSPVTIPLQPDKTLIQNAQRLYKQQQKLNRAEAAILPLLAAVEQELAYLTQVETSVQVLTEFDNVADWQTLTEIRDEMVEQGYLTLSYGRPRRKEAETFEPHQSLTPSGFPLWIGRNNRQNDYLTFRVATEYDLWFHAQEIAGSHVLLRLPPGAIAEDQDLQSAADWAAYYSRGRGNEQVPVVYTKPKYVFKPKGSKPGMVVYQQETVIWGKPGAINPKFDGFKSELRP
- the gcvH gene encoding glycine cleavage system protein GcvH codes for the protein MELEHPDDLYYLDSHEYVRFDGETATIGLSAFAVDELGDIVFVELPEEGDKVEFEQSMGAVESVKAASDLYSPVTGTVIEKNTALENQPELLNQDPYGEEGWLIKVRLDDVEDAKEGLMTAGNYRATLETGD
- a CDS encoding M23 family metallopeptidase, producing MVGAFLIFGSFSTPSLFAQGENVPLTELCPEPIAKRMTPHVVKAGETIDSIAQQYQLVTETLISVNSQLASGSVTPGQTILIPPFNGRFVSVPAGATWRDLAAAYGLRADILFEINGCTEKPDRAFIPGISWGNRPSTAVDNYTGLAQWPIQPPPQIGLDYGWQNQEAGENAFFHSGVDLLAPLDTPVLAAAPGEVILVSQEGAYGFLVVIDHGNGRQTRYAHLSRFAVSPGEKVSAGTVIGYLGRTGRPDIAPSHLHFEVRIQSPVGWAAQDPKLHLPRQ
- the gatA gene encoding Asp-tRNA(Asn)/Glu-tRNA(Gln) amidotransferase subunit GatA codes for the protein MSLIRALHQQLIDQEISAVAVAQASLARIEAVDDRLKSFLQVTATQAIAKAEKVDAQIAAGEPIGLLAGIPIGIKDNLCTKGIVTTCASKILQGFVPPYESTVTDKLQKAGAVMVGKTNLDEFAMGSSTENSGYQVTANPWDLTRVPGGSSGGSAAAVAADECLIALGSDTGGSIRQPASLCGVVGMKPTYGLVSRFGLVAYASSLDQIGPFARRVEDAAILLQAIAGHDSRDSTSLDVPIPDYTQALKPDLKGVKVGVIMDAFGDGLDDGVNQAVQTAIAKLKELGATIEEIHCPRFRSGIAAYYVIAPSEASANLARYDAVRYGLRTEADNLMKMYTQTRAKGFGAEVKRRIMLGTYALSAGYYDAYYLKAQKVRTLIKQDFDQAFTKVDVLVCPTAPTTAFKAGEKTDDPLSMYLSDLMTIPVNLAGLPAMSIPCGFDDNNLPIGLQLVGNVLGEEMLFRVGYAYEQATAWHDRQPDL
- a CDS encoding RNA-binding protein; its protein translation is MSIYVGNLSYQATEDDVLTVFSEYGTVKRVQLPTDRETGRMRGFGFVEMSSETEEAAAIEALDGAEWMGRDLKVNKARPRTPR
- a CDS encoding FAD/NAD(P)-binding oxidoreductase; the protein is MTALNHQIIVVGGGAAGITVAAQLLKQKPKLDLAIIEPCDKHYYQPAWTLVGGGAFAMEDTIKPEQDCIPSGAKWIKASVASFDPDNNSLTLQDGRRLSYEYLVVCPGIQINWHLIPGLQESLGKNGVTSNYDRRYAPYTWELLQNFKGGNALFTFPATPIKCAGAPQKIMYLADETFRKNGVRDKTIIAYGVAVGKIFGIPGYCESLEKVAANKDIDVRYYHNLKAINPSTKEATFTVNGETEVTVPYDMIHVAPPMSAPDFIKNSPLAAATGGWVDVDKFTLQHNRYSNVFSLGDASSLPTSRTAAAVRKQAPVVATNLLGLLNSQKATAEYGGYTCCPLVTGYGKTIMAEFDYDGQPKSSFPFDPTQERWSMWLVKRYVLPWLYWNRMLKGEAFEPDKWNPLLGKS